A single region of the Raphanus sativus cultivar WK10039 chromosome 1, ASM80110v3, whole genome shotgun sequence genome encodes:
- the LOC130497438 gene encoding origin of replication complex subunit 3-like translates to MCCSQRGTTLLPSMHDTSILYTLAQEHADVINLHDWYQSFKRILSPRNSKAKTTSKSKKRKDRCEEPEPPAEASIQARFCRAVMELQIAGLIRMPSKRRPDFVQRVAFRG, encoded by the exons ATGTGCTGCAGCCAAAGAGGCACAACTCTGTTGCCTTCCATGCACGATACATCGATTTT GTACACGCTGGCGCAAGAGCATGCTGATGTTATCAACCTCCATGACTGGTACCAATCTTTCAAGAGGATACTTTCTCCCCGGAATAGCAAAGCAAAGACAACTTCAAAATCAAAGAAACGGAAAGATAGATGCGAAGAACCAGAACCACCTGCTGAAGCTTCAATTCA AGCTCGATTTTGTAGAGCTGTAATGGAGCTTCAGATTGCTGGACTTATTCGCATGCCTTCAAAAAGACGTCCTGATTTTGTGCAAAGAGTGGCCTTTAGGGGCTAA
- the LOC130497741 gene encoding glycosyl hydrolase 5 family protein-like, translated as MTRSIYLCISVFLFISWIPKLITSYPLSTKSRWIVDEKGQRVKLACVNWPAHLQPAVAEGLSKQPLDSISKKIVSMGFNCVRLTWPLDLMTNDTLALKVTVKQSFERLNLLDDVLGIQTHNPKILNLPIFNAFQEVVSNLGQNGVMVILDNHLTTPGWCCSDNDLDAFFEYPNLDPAIWAKGLSKMATLFRNVTNVVGMSLRNEPRGTRDFPDLWFRYMPKGGEAVHAANPEVLVILSGIDYDTNLSFLRDRFFNVSFTNKLVFEQHWYSFSDGRDSWKKHNSNDFCAKIIEKVTHNGGFLMSRGFPLFLTEFGANLRSGDVSGNRYMNCLVAWAAENDLDWAVWALTGDYYLRTGQKHMVETFGVLDPNWKEVANSTYLQKLSGIQLPVRGPGLQSKKLLFHPSTGLCVTSNLSNNLPTLRLEQCRKAEPSTFDPSEGILWSNKMCVEAPDAVGQKVKLGVGTKCSKLGQTSATHMHLSFKTTSNGSLLCLDVDERDNSIVAKPCKCLTKDASCDPASQWFKVL; from the exons atgacTAGATCCATCTATTTGTGTATCTCCGTCTTCTTATTCATTTCTTGGATTCCAAAGCTAATCACAAGCTACCCTCTCTCCACAAAATCAAGATGGATCGTGGACGAGAAAGGCCAAAGAGTGAAGCTAGCCTGCGTGAACTGGCCGGCGCATCTCCAGCCCGCGGTGGCTGAAGGGCTAAGCAAACAACCATTAGACTCCATTTCCAAGAAGATTGTCTCAATGGGATTTAACTGCGTTAGGCTCACTTGGCCTCTTGATTTGATGACTAATGACACATTGGCTCTTAAAGTTACCGTCAAACAGTCTTTTGAAAGGTTGAATCTGCTTGATGATGTTCTTGGCATTCAAACTCACAACCCCAAAATCCTTAACCTTCCCATATTCAATGCATTCCAG GAAGTGGTATCGAACCTTGGACAAAACGGAGTGATGGTGATACTAGACAACCACTTGACAACGCCAGGATGGTGTTGCAGCGACAACGACCTCGACGCTTTCTTCGAATACCCTAACTTAGATCCCGCCATCTGGGCCAAGGGATTGAGCAAGATGGCTACTCTTTTCCGCAATGTCACTAATGTCGTTGGCATGAGCCTTAGGAACGAACCACGTGGCACCAGAGATTTCCCTGACCTCTGGTTCAG GTACATGCCAAAAGGAGGAGAAGCAGTACACGCCGCAAACCCTGAAGTATTAGTCATCCTCTCCGGCATCGACTACGACACAAACCTCTCTTTCCTCCGTGACCGTTTCTTCAACGTCAGCTTCACTAACAAACTCGTCTTCGAGCAACATTGGTACAGCTTCTCCGACGGCCGAGACTCGTGGAAGAAACACAACTCTAACGATTTTTGCGCAAAAATCATCGAAAAAGTCACACATAACGGAGGATTCTTGATGAGTAGAGGCTTTCCTTTGTTCTTGACTGAGTTTGGGGCTAACCTGAGAAGCGGTGACGTTAGCGGAAACCGGTATATGAATTGTCTGGTGGCTTGGGCTGCGGAGAATGATTTGGATTGGGCGGTTTGGGCGTTAACCGGAGATTATTATTTGAGAACCGGTCAAAAACATATGGTTGAGACTTTTGGCGTTTTGGATCCTAACTGGAAAGAGGTCGCCAACTCTACTTACTTGCAGAAACTCTCCGGAATTCAACTTCCAGTTAGAG GACCCGGTCTACAATCCAAAAAACTTCTCTTCCACCCATCAACGGGCCTTTGCGTCACCAGTAATCTCTCAAACAATTTACCAACACTTCGATTGGAACAATGCCGTAAAGCCGAGCCGTCGACCTTTGATCCTAGTGAAGGTATTCTTTGGAGTAACAAAATGTGCGTCGAGGCTCCAGATGCTGTTGGACAGAAGGTGAAACTTGGAGTTGGCACAAAGTGCTCTAAGTTGGGACAAACCTCAGCCACTCACATGCATTTGTCGTTTAAGACAACCAGTAATGGTTCGTTGCTATGTCTTGATGTGGATGAACGTGACAACAGCATCGTCGCTAAACCTTGCAAGTGTTTGACCAAGGATGCTTCTTGTGACCCAGCGAGCCAATGGTTCAAAGTTCTTTAA
- the LOC130499541 gene encoding glutathione S-transferase DHAR3, chloroplastic-like codes for MISLRFQPSTAGVLLASVSRAGFIKRCGLTKPRRTARFGTIALAAAPLEICVKASITTPNKLGDCPFCQRVLLTMEEKHVPYDMKMVDLSNKPEWFLQISTEGKVPVVKFDGKWVPDSDVITQALEDKYPEPPLTTPPEKSSVESKIFSTFIGFLKSKDSGDGTEQALLNELSTFNDYLKENGPYINGEKISAADLSLAPKLYHMKIALGHFKNWSVPDSLPSLKSYLQNVFSRESFKKTEAQTEDVIAGWRPKVMG; via the exons ATGATAAGCCTTAGGTTTCAACCAAGCACCGCCGGTGTTCTGTTGGCGTCAGTCAGCCGCGCCGGATTTATCAAGCGGTGCGGTTTGACTAAACCGAGAAGAACCGCCCGGTTCGGAACGATCGCTTTGGCGGCTGCTCCTCTCGAAATCTGCGTCAAAGCTTCCATCACCACACCCAACAAGCTCGGAGACT GCCCTTTTTGCCAAAGGGTGTTGCTGACCATGGAGGAGAAACATGTACCGTATGACATGAAAATGGTAGATTTGAGTAACAAGCCAGAGTG GTTCTTGCAAATTAGTACAGAAGGTAAAGTCCCAGTGGTGAAGTTTGATGGGAAATGGGTTCCGGATTCTGATGTCATAACACAAGCTTTGGAAGACAAGTACCCTGAGCCTCCTCTAACAACCCCACCCGAAAAGTCTTCAGT TGAGTCCAAGATCTTCTCCACGTTTATCGGTTTTCTTAAGAGCAAAGATTCAGGAGATGGAACTGAGCAAGCTTTACTGAATGAGCTTAGTACATTCAATGActatctcaaagaaaat GGACCTTACATAAACGGAGAGAAGATTTCAGCAGCAGACTTGTCCTTGGCGCCTAAGTTATACCACATGAAGATTGCACTTGGACATTTCAAGAACTGGTCTGTTCCAGATTCACTTCCTTCTCTCAAATCCTAC TTACAGAATGTGTTTTCGAGGGAATCGTTCAAGAAAACAGAGGCGCAGACAGAGGATGTAATTGCTGGTTGGAGACCAAAGGTGATGGGTTAA